One stretch of Clavibacter michiganensis DNA includes these proteins:
- a CDS encoding GNAT family N-acetyltransferase yields the protein MSTHAESPSASASASAPIGISPLVDDADARAFRALNEAWITTLFALEPDDERVLADPRGQVVDRGGAVLLARDGDRVVGCVALIPEGDGLWELAKMAVDASVRGRGTGRKLLLAALDEARRRGAGAVVLGSSVDLPAAVHLYESVGFRHVPPAEVGHMPYARASVFMRHDLGDGPGAERD from the coding sequence ATGAGCACGCACGCCGAGAGCCCGTCCGCATCCGCATCCGCATCCGCCCCGATCGGGATCTCGCCGCTCGTCGACGACGCCGACGCCCGCGCCTTCCGCGCCTTGAACGAGGCCTGGATCACGACGCTGTTCGCGCTCGAGCCCGACGACGAGCGCGTGCTCGCCGACCCGCGCGGCCAGGTCGTCGACCGCGGCGGCGCGGTGCTCCTCGCCCGCGACGGGGACCGCGTCGTGGGATGCGTGGCCCTGATCCCCGAGGGCGACGGCCTGTGGGAGCTCGCGAAGATGGCGGTCGACGCGTCCGTCCGCGGGCGGGGGACCGGCCGGAAGCTGCTCCTCGCCGCCCTCGACGAGGCACGACGACGGGGAGCGGGAGCCGTGGTGCTCGGCAGCAGCGTCGACCTGCCCGCCGCCGTCCACCTCTACGAGAGCGTCGGGTTCCGGCACGTGCCGCCCGCGGAGGTCGGGCACATGCCCTACGCGCGGGCCAGCGTGTTCATGCGGCACGACCTCGGCGACGGGCCCGGTGCCGAGCGCGACTGA
- a CDS encoding LCP family protein, translated as MQHAPQRTRADRARVRGIARHGRLRTPSAGRAVMKGVGMVAAVAFAAAASLLTIVFVDLSRTVADNTVDISGGQTMPPSLGGIDGGANILIVGSDSRAGQGDGYGAAKDVGTASLNDVTMLLHISEDSSRATVISFPRDMLVPIPECEGPDGTKYAASSRAQLNESLSRGGFECTVRMVEGLTGLDIPYGGVVQFNGVVEMSNAVGGVEVCVANGIYDKKTDLSLDPGIHPLQGKEAVQFLRTRYGVGDGSDISRIGNQQVFLSALVRTIKSTDTLTNPAKLYGIARAVVDNMQLSTSLADLDTLVSVGLTFKDIPLDDVVFLQYPGTVLANGRVQPDEAAAAQLMGLLASDADFSLGQAAASDESGSVPAEGTTTPPATTAPPADGSTPTTPPTATAEVLDPSITGQTAAQSTCSNGQG; from the coding sequence ATGCAGCACGCCCCCCAGAGGACTCGCGCCGACCGGGCGCGCGTCCGCGGCATCGCGCGACACGGCCGCCTCCGGACCCCGAGCGCCGGACGCGCGGTCATGAAGGGCGTCGGCATGGTCGCCGCGGTCGCGTTCGCGGCCGCCGCATCGCTGCTGACCATCGTCTTCGTGGACCTCTCCCGCACCGTCGCCGACAACACGGTCGACATCTCGGGCGGCCAGACGATGCCGCCCTCGCTCGGCGGCATCGACGGCGGCGCCAACATCCTCATCGTCGGCAGCGACAGCCGCGCCGGCCAGGGCGACGGCTACGGCGCCGCGAAGGACGTGGGCACGGCCTCGCTCAACGACGTGACGATGCTGCTCCACATCAGCGAGGACAGCAGCCGCGCCACGGTCATCTCCTTCCCGCGCGACATGCTCGTGCCGATCCCGGAGTGCGAGGGGCCGGACGGCACGAAGTACGCCGCCAGCTCGCGCGCCCAGCTCAACGAGTCGCTGTCCCGCGGCGGCTTCGAGTGCACCGTCCGCATGGTCGAGGGCCTCACCGGGCTCGACATCCCCTACGGCGGCGTCGTGCAGTTCAACGGCGTGGTGGAGATGTCGAACGCGGTCGGCGGCGTCGAGGTCTGCGTGGCGAACGGCATCTACGACAAGAAGACCGACCTGTCGCTGGATCCCGGGATCCACCCGCTCCAGGGCAAGGAGGCCGTGCAGTTCCTCCGCACCCGCTACGGCGTCGGCGACGGCAGCGACATCTCGCGCATCGGCAACCAGCAGGTGTTCCTGAGCGCGCTCGTGCGCACGATCAAGAGCACCGACACCCTCACCAACCCCGCCAAGCTCTACGGCATCGCCCGCGCCGTGGTCGACAACATGCAGCTGTCCACGTCGCTCGCCGACCTCGACACGCTCGTCTCGGTGGGGCTGACCTTCAAGGACATCCCGCTCGACGACGTCGTGTTCCTGCAGTACCCGGGCACCGTGCTGGCCAACGGACGGGTCCAGCCGGACGAGGCGGCCGCCGCGCAGCTCATGGGCCTCCTCGCCTCCGACGCGGACTTCTCGCTCGGCCAGGCCGCGGCGTCCGACGAGTCCGGCAGCGTGCCCGCCGAGGGCACCACGACGCCGCCGGCCACGACCGCGCCGCCGGCCGACGGCTCGACGCCGACGACGCCGCCCACCGCGACGGCCGAGGTGCTCGACCCGAGCATCACCGGCCAGACCGCCGCGCAGAGCACCTGCTCCAACGGCCAGGGCTGA
- a CDS encoding dienelactone hydrolase family protein, with product MPVTLTEIPLPAASPEASPGLHGVLAVPAGEGPWPAVVVVHEAFGVTDVMRRQAERLAEAGFLALMPDLFSAGGARRCLVATFRTLAAGEGRAFVDVESARRALLARADCTGRVGVIGFCMGGGFALAAASRGFDASSVNYGMLPEDLDGVLDGACPIVASYGGRDRQLAGSADRLEAALEAHGIAHDVREYPAAGHSFLNDAEMGPRPLRPVLRAVGMGPEPASAADAWRRIDAFLDAHLRDREHAGA from the coding sequence ATGCCCGTGACCCTCACCGAGATCCCCCTGCCCGCGGCCTCGCCCGAGGCGTCGCCCGGCCTGCACGGCGTGCTGGCGGTGCCGGCGGGCGAGGGCCCGTGGCCCGCGGTCGTCGTGGTGCACGAGGCCTTCGGCGTCACCGACGTGATGCGCCGCCAGGCCGAGCGCCTCGCCGAGGCCGGCTTCCTCGCGCTCATGCCCGATCTCTTCTCGGCCGGCGGCGCGCGCCGCTGCCTGGTCGCGACCTTCCGCACGCTCGCGGCGGGGGAGGGACGCGCGTTCGTCGACGTCGAGTCCGCCCGCCGGGCGCTCCTCGCCCGCGCCGACTGCACGGGCCGCGTGGGCGTCATCGGCTTCTGCATGGGCGGCGGGTTCGCCCTGGCCGCGGCCTCCCGCGGCTTCGACGCCTCGAGCGTCAACTACGGGATGCTCCCCGAGGACCTCGACGGGGTGCTCGACGGCGCGTGCCCGATCGTCGCGAGCTACGGCGGACGCGACCGGCAGCTCGCGGGATCCGCCGACCGCCTGGAAGCCGCCCTCGAGGCGCACGGCATCGCGCACGACGTGCGGGAGTACCCGGCCGCCGGGCACTCCTTCCTCAACGACGCCGAGATGGGTCCCCGGCCGCTCCGGCCGGTGCTGCGCGCGGTGGGCATGGGGCCCGAGCCCGCGTCCGCGGCGGACGCATGGCGCCGGATCGACGCGTTCCTGGACGCCCACCTGCGCGACCGGGAGCACGCGGGCGCGTAG
- a CDS encoding LysR family transcriptional regulator, producing MDLDLRLVRSFLAVADERHFGRAAEQLGIAQPVLSQQVQRLERRLGVALLVRTSRSVAVTPAGAALRERGRALLRQAEAGLDEVARIARGDAGRLDLGMVHSTVAIPAERTGPVESIRRFRALHPDVEVRVREGFTVDLMQALVRGELDVAIVRDPDPADGVDLVEVLTEPFTAVVPAAHALAALPAVDAALLADEPFVFPPRRASDDAYARNLEPVTERGRIVRVVQEGSTWTMIIHLVGAGLGVTIAPRSATVGAPDTVRVVPLRDSHATSTVHVATRADDPNPVVRAFLAARATAATPDPASR from the coding sequence ATGGATCTCGACCTCCGCCTCGTCCGCTCCTTCCTCGCCGTCGCCGACGAGCGTCACTTCGGCCGGGCGGCGGAGCAGCTCGGCATCGCCCAGCCGGTGCTCTCGCAGCAGGTGCAGCGCCTCGAGCGCCGGCTCGGCGTGGCGCTGCTCGTCCGCACCTCCCGGAGCGTCGCCGTCACGCCGGCGGGCGCCGCGCTGAGGGAGCGCGGGCGCGCGCTGCTCCGGCAGGCCGAGGCCGGGCTCGACGAGGTGGCGCGCATCGCCCGCGGGGATGCGGGGCGGCTCGACCTCGGCATGGTGCACTCGACCGTCGCGATCCCGGCGGAGCGGACCGGGCCCGTGGAGAGCATCCGGCGCTTCCGCGCGCTCCACCCGGACGTCGAGGTGCGGGTGCGCGAGGGCTTCACGGTCGACCTGATGCAGGCGCTGGTCCGGGGCGAGCTCGACGTCGCGATCGTGCGCGACCCGGATCCGGCCGACGGCGTCGACCTCGTGGAGGTCCTCACCGAGCCGTTCACGGCGGTCGTGCCGGCCGCGCATGCGCTGGCCGCCCTGCCCGCGGTGGACGCGGCCCTCCTCGCCGACGAGCCCTTCGTGTTCCCGCCGCGACGCGCGAGCGACGACGCCTACGCGCGGAACCTCGAGCCCGTCACCGAGCGGGGCCGGATCGTGCGGGTGGTCCAGGAGGGGTCGACGTGGACCATGATCATCCACCTCGTGGGGGCGGGACTCGGCGTGACGATCGCCCCGCGGAGCGCGACGGTCGGCGCGCCGGACACGGTCCGCGTCGTCCCGCTCCGGGACTCGCACGCGACCTCGACGGTGCACGTCGCGACGCGCGCCGACGATCCGAACCCCGTCGTGCGGGCGTTCCTCGCGGCGCGCGCGACGGCGGCCACCCCGGATCCGGCCTCGCGCTGA
- the pnuC gene encoding nicotinamide riboside transporter PnuC → MAALEWLFDAQLRIGDQTILWREIVGNLFGLASALGGMRRKVWAWPVGIVGNVLLFTVFLGAVFGTPNPVNLLGQAGRQVMFIAVSVYGWYRWQQARHGGAPVVPQWASGRERILLVVALVGGTAILTPVFRALGSYEPVWADAWIFVGSLLATYGMAKGWVEFWLIWVAVDLVGVPLLVSAGYYASAFMYVFYGAFTLTGFFVWMRARGTGAPAVETAFPDPRVVEAPAER, encoded by the coding sequence ATGGCGGCACTCGAGTGGCTGTTCGACGCGCAGCTCCGCATCGGCGACCAGACCATCCTCTGGCGCGAGATCGTCGGCAACCTCTTCGGCCTCGCCAGCGCGCTCGGCGGCATGCGCCGCAAGGTCTGGGCGTGGCCCGTCGGCATCGTCGGCAACGTGCTCCTCTTCACCGTCTTCCTCGGCGCCGTCTTCGGCACGCCGAACCCCGTGAACCTCCTCGGCCAGGCCGGCCGCCAGGTCATGTTCATCGCCGTCTCGGTCTACGGCTGGTACCGCTGGCAGCAGGCCAGGCACGGCGGTGCGCCCGTCGTCCCGCAGTGGGCGTCCGGTCGCGAGCGGATCCTGCTCGTGGTCGCGCTCGTCGGCGGCACCGCCATCCTCACGCCCGTCTTCCGCGCGCTCGGCTCCTACGAGCCCGTGTGGGCCGACGCCTGGATCTTCGTCGGCTCGCTCCTCGCCACCTACGGCATGGCCAAGGGCTGGGTCGAGTTCTGGCTGATCTGGGTGGCGGTCGACCTCGTCGGCGTGCCGCTGCTCGTGAGCGCCGGCTACTACGCGTCCGCCTTCATGTACGTCTTCTACGGCGCCTTCACGCTCACGGGCTTCTTCGTCTGGATGCGCGCCCGCGGCACCGGGGCCCCCGCGGTGGAGACGGCCTTCCCGGATCCGCGCGTCGTCGAGGCCCCCGCCGAGCGCTGA
- a CDS encoding aldo/keto reductase: protein MTDTTTRPAEASGTFTIGGDLPVVRLGYGTMQLTGEGVWGAPEDPAEAVRVIRRAAELGVTFFDTADSYGPFVAEELLKEALHPYADDVVIATKGGLTRPGPGDWQPVGRPEYLRQQLELSLRHLGLERIDLYQLHRIDPAVPLADQIGVLKDLQSEGKIRHIGLSEVQVDDVKAAREIAEIVSVQNLFNLAKRDAEPLLDYAEAEGLAFIPWFPLATGELAKDGGPLDALAKQHDARASQLALAWLLRRSPVMLPIPGTKSVGHVEDNIAAAGIELTDDEFQALTDAV from the coding sequence ATGACCGACACCACCACCCGTCCTGCCGAGGCATCCGGCACGTTCACCATCGGCGGCGACCTGCCCGTCGTCCGGCTCGGCTACGGCACCATGCAGCTGACCGGCGAGGGCGTCTGGGGCGCCCCCGAGGACCCCGCCGAGGCCGTCCGCGTCATCCGCCGCGCCGCCGAGCTCGGCGTCACGTTCTTCGACACCGCCGACTCCTACGGCCCGTTCGTGGCCGAGGAGCTCCTCAAGGAGGCGCTCCACCCGTACGCCGACGACGTCGTCATCGCGACCAAGGGCGGGCTCACGCGCCCCGGGCCCGGCGACTGGCAGCCCGTCGGCCGCCCCGAGTACCTGCGCCAGCAGCTGGAGCTGAGCCTGCGCCACCTGGGCCTCGAGCGCATCGACCTCTACCAGCTGCACCGCATCGACCCGGCGGTGCCGCTCGCCGACCAGATCGGCGTGCTCAAGGACCTGCAGTCCGAGGGCAAGATCCGCCACATCGGGCTCTCCGAGGTGCAGGTCGACGACGTGAAGGCCGCGCGCGAGATCGCCGAGATCGTCTCGGTGCAGAACCTCTTCAACCTCGCCAAGCGCGACGCCGAGCCGCTGCTCGACTACGCCGAGGCCGAGGGCCTCGCGTTCATCCCGTGGTTCCCGCTCGCGACCGGCGAGCTCGCGAAGGACGGCGGCCCGCTCGACGCCCTCGCGAAGCAGCACGACGCGCGCGCCTCGCAGCTCGCGCTCGCGTGGCTCCTGCGCCGCTCGCCCGTGATGCTGCCGATCCCCGGCACCAAGTCGGTCGGGCACGTCGAGGACAACATCGCCGCGGCGGGCATCGAGCTCACCGACGACGAGTTCCAGGCGCTCACCGACGCCGTCTGA
- a CDS encoding DNA polymerase III subunit alpha — protein MSFTHLHVASAFSAHFGTSAPEALVDRVASEGASAAAITDRDGLYGAVRHIRRSLAAGVSPVVGAELGLSGEHPGRITVLAHGGTRGQGWAALSRLISASHGRGTARSTARSAQTGIARTRPPAFLLGEEGPVGTVMLGPDSDVGRAVAAGDHALASRHLAEWARLLPGAVVVEVVCHFTEPGESASLRHAARMLELADAHRIPAVLTNAVRYLEPDDALTGDVLDSAGTLRPLGSFRPQPNGQAWLKTPAEMQEIAREIAGASSLDRRAGEALLRATEELADRCRLDPDADLAWRKPKLPEKSVIGVTGDPDEALWRKAEAGVTERFGHVDEAMRQRVLARMRTELTTITGFGFATYFLTVADVCALMRDMGVRNQARGSGAGSLVNYLLRISNVDPLEHDLLFERFLGKVRSTLPDIDIDVESARRHEVYHRVFEKYGSNRVTLLSMQNTYRARGAARDAGLALDLDEQQIDFIAKNIWRFNAREFRAVLETKPELKPIADLVRDDPSIDLLVDLTERLDRLPRHISMHPCGVILGDSDLLSTSPVQPSGMGLPMSQFDKDDIDDMGLLKLDILGVRMQSTMAYALDEIHRIHGTRSAVAGGIPVDARYVHRDGRIELDEIPHDDEETFAAIRTTHTLGMFQIESPGQRELIGKMQPDVYEDLIADISLFRPGPMKGNMVAPFLDTKHGITRPDYLHPRFAPFLAPTFGVVIYHEQVIRIFADCMQVSLAEADELRRNMERMDTVVEQAFRERTSLHVDGRTGRRPFSDADVERIWKALKGFGSFGFCKAHGAAFALPTWQSAWLKTHYPAEFLAGILTHDPGMYPKRLLLTEARRMGVPVLPLDVNRSTGVYRVERVAGEGTTGRTRIGELGIRLSLQDVHGMSQAELERIERGQPYDSISDFYAKAQPSRALLERLAAVGALDSLATSDEDAAARGAASRGDVMAFARRLTARAARPADPAGQLPLFVDDRDLIPRGSPDPDGRARVAAELDILQMEVTEHVLESYRPMLDELGVIPASQLLEVRSGSEVVVAGIRIATQTPPMRSGKRVVFISLDDGTGCSDSTFFDEAQQKAGPMLFGTRLLVIRGRTRRTGERGVSIQAEDAWDLKEMWARWQDARRQAGGGDGGMDDAAQVA, from the coding sequence GTGAGCTTCACCCACCTGCACGTCGCGTCCGCCTTCTCCGCCCACTTCGGCACCTCGGCGCCCGAGGCGCTCGTCGACCGGGTCGCGTCCGAGGGCGCGTCGGCCGCGGCCATCACCGACCGCGACGGGCTGTACGGCGCCGTCCGCCACATCCGCCGCTCCCTCGCCGCCGGGGTCTCCCCCGTGGTCGGCGCGGAGCTCGGGCTCTCGGGCGAGCACCCGGGCCGGATCACGGTGCTCGCGCACGGCGGCACGCGCGGCCAGGGCTGGGCGGCGCTCAGCCGCCTCATCAGCGCGAGCCACGGGCGCGGCACGGCCAGGAGCACCGCCCGGAGCGCCCAGACCGGCATCGCGCGCACCCGGCCGCCCGCGTTCCTGCTCGGCGAGGAGGGGCCCGTCGGCACCGTCATGCTCGGGCCCGACTCGGACGTCGGCCGCGCCGTCGCGGCCGGCGACCACGCGCTCGCGTCCCGCCACCTGGCCGAGTGGGCCCGGCTCCTGCCCGGCGCGGTCGTCGTCGAGGTGGTCTGCCACTTCACCGAGCCCGGCGAGTCCGCCAGCCTCCGGCACGCCGCCCGCATGCTCGAGCTCGCCGACGCCCACCGCATCCCCGCCGTGCTCACCAACGCCGTGCGCTACCTCGAGCCCGACGACGCGCTCACGGGCGACGTGCTCGACTCCGCGGGCACGCTCCGGCCGCTCGGGTCGTTCCGCCCGCAGCCCAACGGCCAGGCGTGGCTGAAGACCCCGGCCGAGATGCAGGAGATCGCGCGCGAGATCGCGGGCGCATCGTCGCTCGACCGCCGCGCGGGCGAGGCGCTGCTGCGCGCCACCGAGGAGCTGGCCGACCGCTGCCGGCTGGATCCCGACGCCGACCTCGCCTGGCGGAAGCCGAAGCTGCCGGAGAAGTCCGTCATCGGGGTCACGGGCGATCCGGACGAGGCGCTCTGGCGGAAGGCCGAGGCCGGCGTCACCGAGCGGTTCGGGCACGTCGACGAGGCCATGCGGCAGCGCGTGCTCGCCCGGATGCGCACCGAGCTCACGACCATCACGGGCTTCGGCTTCGCCACCTACTTCCTCACCGTAGCCGACGTGTGCGCGCTCATGCGGGACATGGGCGTGCGCAACCAGGCGCGGGGATCCGGCGCGGGCAGCCTCGTCAACTACCTGCTGCGCATCTCCAACGTGGATCCGCTCGAGCACGACCTGCTGTTCGAGCGCTTCCTCGGCAAGGTGCGCTCGACGCTGCCGGACATCGACATCGACGTGGAGTCCGCGCGCCGGCACGAGGTCTACCACCGCGTGTTCGAGAAGTACGGGAGCAACCGGGTCACCCTGCTGTCGATGCAGAACACCTACCGGGCCCGCGGCGCCGCGCGCGACGCCGGGCTCGCGCTCGACCTCGACGAGCAGCAGATCGACTTCATCGCCAAGAACATCTGGCGCTTCAACGCGCGCGAGTTCCGGGCGGTGCTCGAGACGAAGCCGGAGCTCAAGCCCATCGCCGACCTCGTGCGCGACGACCCGAGCATCGACCTGCTGGTCGACCTCACGGAGCGGCTCGACCGGCTCCCCCGGCACATCTCCATGCACCCGTGCGGCGTGATCCTCGGCGACTCCGACCTGCTCAGCACGAGCCCGGTGCAGCCGAGCGGCATGGGCCTGCCGATGAGCCAGTTCGACAAGGACGACATCGACGACATGGGGCTGCTCAAGCTCGACATCCTCGGGGTGCGGATGCAGAGCACGATGGCGTACGCGCTGGACGAGATCCACCGCATCCACGGCACGCGCTCGGCGGTCGCGGGCGGCATCCCGGTGGACGCGCGCTACGTGCACCGCGATGGCCGCATCGAGCTCGACGAGATCCCGCACGACGACGAGGAGACCTTCGCCGCCATCCGCACCACGCACACGCTCGGCATGTTCCAGATCGAGTCGCCCGGGCAGCGCGAGCTCATCGGCAAGATGCAGCCCGACGTCTACGAGGACCTCATCGCCGACATCTCGCTGTTCCGGCCGGGGCCCATGAAGGGCAACATGGTCGCGCCGTTCCTCGACACGAAGCACGGCATCACCCGCCCCGACTACCTGCACCCGCGGTTCGCGCCGTTCCTCGCGCCCACCTTCGGCGTCGTCATCTACCACGAGCAGGTCATCCGGATCTTCGCCGACTGCATGCAGGTCTCCCTCGCGGAGGCCGACGAGCTGCGCCGCAACATGGAGCGCATGGACACGGTGGTCGAGCAGGCGTTCCGGGAGCGCACGTCCCTGCACGTCGACGGGCGCACGGGCCGGCGCCCCTTCTCGGACGCCGACGTCGAGCGCATCTGGAAGGCGCTCAAGGGCTTCGGCTCGTTCGGGTTCTGCAAGGCGCACGGCGCCGCGTTCGCGCTGCCCACCTGGCAGAGCGCGTGGTTGAAGACGCACTACCCGGCGGAGTTCCTCGCGGGGATCCTCACGCACGACCCCGGCATGTACCCCAAGCGCCTGCTCCTCACCGAGGCCAGGCGGATGGGCGTGCCCGTGCTGCCGCTCGACGTGAACCGGTCCACCGGCGTCTACCGCGTGGAGCGCGTCGCGGGCGAGGGGACGACCGGGCGCACGCGCATCGGCGAGCTGGGGATCCGGCTGTCGCTGCAGGACGTGCACGGCATGAGCCAGGCGGAGCTGGAGCGCATCGAGCGGGGCCAGCCCTACGACTCCATCAGCGACTTCTACGCCAAGGCGCAGCCGTCGCGCGCGCTGCTCGAGCGGCTCGCCGCGGTGGGCGCGCTCGACTCGCTCGCGACGTCCGACGAGGACGCCGCCGCCCGCGGTGCCGCGTCGCGCGGCGACGTGATGGCGTTCGCGCGGCGGCTCACGGCGCGCGCGGCCCGGCCCGCGGATCCGGCCGGCCAGCTGCCGCTCTTCGTCGACGACCGCGACCTCATCCCGCGCGGCTCGCCCGACCCCGACGGCCGCGCGCGCGTCGCCGCCGAGCTCGACATCCTGCAGATGGAGGTCACCGAGCACGTGCTGGAGAGCTACCGGCCCATGCTCGACGAGCTCGGCGTGATCCCGGCGAGCCAGCTGCTCGAGGTGCGCAGCGGATCCGAGGTGGTGGTCGCGGGGATCCGCATCGCCACGCAGACGCCGCCCATGCGCAGCGGCAAGCGCGTGGTCTTCATCAGCCTCGACGACGGCACGGGCTGCTCCGACTCCACCTTCTTCGACGAGGCGCAGCAGAAGGCCGGGCCCATGCTCTTCGGCACGCGGCTGCTCGTCATCCGGGGGCGCACGCGGCGCACGGGCGAGCGGGGCGTCTCCATCCAGGCGGAGGACGCGTGGGACCTCAAGGAGATGTGGGCGCGCTGGCAGGACGCGAGGCGGCAGGCCGGCGGGGGCGACGGCGGGATGGACGACGCGGCCCAGGTGGCTTGA
- a CDS encoding DUF6504 family protein: MRIDEDVEVELSDDGSPLRFTWRGVVYGVVSSPERWIARVDWWQRTGRAPRGASAHLLELRMWRVEAVPLTTGARRVDGSFDLSVDARGRWSLVTASDEELDVRLFA; encoded by the coding sequence ATGCGGATCGACGAGGACGTGGAGGTCGAGCTCTCGGACGACGGCTCGCCGTTGCGCTTCACCTGGCGGGGCGTGGTCTACGGGGTGGTGAGCTCGCCCGAGCGGTGGATCGCGCGGGTCGACTGGTGGCAGCGCACGGGCCGCGCGCCCCGCGGCGCGAGCGCCCACCTGCTCGAGCTGCGCATGTGGCGCGTCGAGGCCGTGCCGCTCACCACGGGCGCGCGCCGGGTCGACGGCTCGTTCGACCTGAGCGTCGACGCGCGCGGCCGCTGGTCGCTCGTCACCGCGTCCGACGAGGAGCTCGACGTGCGCCTGTTCGCCTGA
- a CDS encoding glucose-6-phosphate dehydrogenase, with amino-acid sequence MTSEPSTLVILGASGDLTERLLLPGLGSLVASDRGRRIQLIGTGRSARTPQEWTKTVKTAFDSVDATGRRAAGIVSSTKYIQADPTDLDDLKRILEACEGAPALYFALPPAISIAVCEQLAKLDLPEGTTLALEKPFGSNSRSAAQLNRQLLKLVPEDRIHRTDHFLGLSTVLNLVSLRFANRFFESVWSARDIEKVEILYDETLALEGRAAYYDKSGALVDMIQSHLLQVLAVFAMEPPASIDPDDLRSNIASVLRATEVWDNDPIAHSRRARYTGATVDGTRIPAYAKEEGVDPANETETLAEVTFGVANARWAGVPFRLRSGKALKEASKRIIVTFKPVAHLPRGLHGSARPDRLIIDLKPDGISLEVTMDGTGEPFTLTQSTFRAEFAEPELTPYGEVLDGILAGDPRLSVRGDVAERCWRIVAPVMRAWKGDRVPMAEYRAGSAGPTAWR; translated from the coding sequence ATGACCAGCGAACCCTCCACCCTCGTCATCCTCGGCGCCAGCGGCGACCTCACGGAACGCCTCCTGCTGCCGGGTCTCGGCAGCCTCGTGGCGAGCGATCGGGGGCGGCGGATCCAGCTCATCGGCACCGGCCGGAGCGCCCGCACGCCGCAGGAGTGGACGAAGACGGTCAAGACCGCGTTCGACTCGGTGGACGCCACGGGACGCCGGGCGGCGGGCATCGTCTCGTCCACCAAGTACATCCAGGCCGACCCCACCGACCTCGACGACCTGAAGCGCATCCTCGAGGCGTGCGAGGGCGCGCCGGCCCTCTACTTCGCGCTGCCGCCGGCCATCTCCATCGCGGTGTGCGAGCAGCTCGCGAAGCTCGACCTGCCGGAGGGCACCACGCTGGCGCTCGAGAAGCCGTTCGGCTCGAACAGCCGCAGCGCCGCCCAGCTCAACCGCCAGCTGCTGAAGCTCGTGCCGGAGGACCGCATCCACCGCACCGACCACTTCCTCGGCCTCTCCACGGTGCTCAACCTCGTCTCGCTGCGCTTCGCCAACCGCTTCTTCGAGTCGGTGTGGAGCGCCAGGGACATCGAGAAGGTCGAGATCCTCTACGACGAGACGCTCGCCCTCGAGGGCCGCGCCGCCTACTACGACAAGTCGGGCGCGCTCGTCGACATGATCCAGAGCCACCTGCTGCAGGTGCTCGCGGTGTTCGCGATGGAGCCGCCCGCGAGCATCGACCCGGACGACCTGCGCTCGAACATCGCCTCGGTCCTCCGCGCCACCGAGGTCTGGGACAACGACCCCATCGCCCACAGCCGCCGGGCCCGCTACACGGGCGCCACGGTGGACGGCACGCGCATCCCCGCCTACGCCAAGGAGGAGGGGGTCGATCCGGCCAACGAGACGGAGACGCTCGCCGAGGTCACGTTCGGCGTCGCCAACGCGCGCTGGGCGGGCGTGCCGTTCCGCCTCCGCTCGGGCAAGGCCCTCAAGGAGGCGTCGAAGCGCATCATCGTCACCTTCAAGCCCGTGGCGCACCTGCCGCGGGGCCTCCACGGCTCCGCGCGGCCGGACCGCCTCATCATCGACCTCAAGCCCGACGGCATCTCGCTCGAGGTCACCATGGACGGCACGGGCGAGCCCTTCACGCTCACGCAGTCCACGTTCCGCGCGGAGTTCGCCGAGCCCGAGCTCACCCCGTACGGCGAGGTGCTCGACGGCATCCTCGCCGGCGACCCGCGCCTCTCGGTCCGCGGCGACGTGGCCGAGCGGTGCTGGCGCATCGTCGCGCCGGTCATGCGCGCCTGGAAGGGCGACCGCGTGCCCATGGCCGAGTACCGCGCCGGATCCGCGGGGCCGACCGCCTGGCGCTGA